CGGGTCGGACAAACTGCTCAAAGGTCACCATGGAGGAAACCGGATTTCCGGGAAGGCTGAAAACGGGCTTTCCATCATATTGCCAGAAGGCCACGGGTTTTCCGGGCTTCATGGCTACCCGCCAGAAGATCAGCTGCGCCCCCAACTCCTTCAATGCCTCTCGGACAAAATCATAATCGCCCACGGAGACGCCCGCAGAGGAGATAAAAACGTCCGCCTGAAGCCCCTGGAGCAGTTTCCTCTTTATCTCCTCCTTATCATCTCTTGCGATTCCCAACTGCATCGGGACGGCCCCGCACTCTTTCACCTGAGCAGCCAGGGTATAGGAATTGCTGGAGACGATCTTGGCCCCTTCCAGAGGCTCCCCGACATCGACCAGCTCCTCTCCCGTACAGAGGATGGCGACCACCGGCCTCCGGTAGACCAGGACAAAGGGTTTCCCGATGGAGGCCAACATCCCGACTTCCGAGGGCCGGATGACCTCCCCGTGGGTGATCACGCGATCCCCCTGCTTAACATCCTCTCCGGCCCTCCGGATGAAATCTCCAGGGCGAACGCTCTTCCGGATGGAGACCGACCTTCCGTCCGATCTCGTCTCCTCCACAGGAACCACCGCATCTGCCCCTGCGGGGACAGGAGCTCCCGTCATAATCCGAATGGCCTGTCCCTCCTGAAGGGCGTTTTTGGCAAAAAACCCTGCCCGAAGATCCTCGATGATTATTAAAGAGACCGGGTTCTGTTCCGAGGCCTTCTGAACATCCACGGATCGAACCGCATAGCCATCCATCCCGGAATTGTCATAAGGGGGGAGGTCGCGGGGGGCGACGGCATCCTCAGCGATCACACGGCCCAGGGCCTCCAGGATCGAGACCTTTTCGAGCCCAAGGGGATGAACATGAGAAAGGATCCTTTCGATGGCTTCCTCAACCCGGATCATCATATCGGCCTATAATATAAAACGATCTGACTGAAAATTCACTCCCTTGGGACTCCTCTGAATGCCAAAGCCGCCTCTCGATCGGATCTCAAACCCCTCTTCCTTATCTCCTTGAGATATTGAGATATTTTAAATCACTCCTTATAATCGATCTGTCCGGAAAAGAGAGGAGGAGGGCCTTTGACCCTCGTCCTTAAAAGTCACAGCAAAAAAACAAAAAAGGAGGGACCCGATATGCTTTCGAAAATACCTGTGGATCTTGAAAAAATATCCCGAGGCGATCTGGACAAAGAGATCCTCAGGGCA
The genomic region above belongs to Thermodesulfobacteriota bacterium and contains:
- a CDS encoding molybdopterin molybdotransferase MoeA gives rise to the protein MIRVEEAIERILSHVHPLGLEKVSILEALGRVIAEDAVAPRDLPPYDNSGMDGYAVRSVDVQKASEQNPVSLIIIEDLRAGFFAKNALQEGQAIRIMTGAPVPAGADAVVPVEETRSDGRSVSIRKSVRPGDFIRRAGEDVKQGDRVITHGEVIRPSEVGMLASIGKPFVLVYRRPVVAILCTGEELVDVGEPLEGAKIVSSNSYTLAAQVKECGAVPMQLGIARDDKEEIKRKLLQGLQADVFISSAGVSVGDYDFVREALKELGAQLIFWRVAMKPGKPVAFWQYDGKPVFSLPGNPVSSMVTFEQFVRPALLKMMGHGQLFRPVIEAILAEEIRKEPGKRHFIRGVVSYGPEGYSVKTTGPQGSGILRSMVRANGLIILPEDREGVKEGERVKVQLLYPPEFVGSGPLK